A section of the Jannaschia sp. S6380 genome encodes:
- a CDS encoding chlorophyllide a reductase iron protein subunit X yields the protein MSLDVPNLKDFDQRLRDEAAEDLADIVSDEPTSKTQIIAIYGKGGIGKSFTLANLSHMMAEQGKRVLLIGCDPKSDTTSLLFGGKACPTIIETSSAKKLAGEEVKIGDVCFKRGGVFAMELGGPEVGRGCGGRGIIHGFELLEKLGFHDWDFDYVLLDFLGDVVCGGFGLPIARDMAQKVILVASNDLQSLYVANNVCSAVEYFRKLGGNVGVAGLVINKDDGSGEAKAFAEAVKIPVLAAIPQNDDLRKKSANYQIVGTEESEWGALFASLGDNVAVAPPVRPAPLDQDGLLGLFDASETGGDVVLEPATDADMRGKNAVRTESLEVVYDDA from the coding sequence ATGAGCCTCGACGTTCCGAACCTGAAGGATTTCGACCAGCGGCTGCGCGACGAGGCGGCCGAGGATCTGGCCGACATCGTGTCCGACGAGCCGACCTCCAAGACGCAGATCATCGCGATCTACGGCAAGGGCGGCATCGGCAAGTCGTTCACGCTGGCCAACCTCAGCCACATGATGGCCGAACAGGGCAAGCGCGTCCTGCTGATCGGCTGCGACCCGAAATCGGACACGACATCGCTGCTGTTCGGCGGCAAGGCATGTCCCACGATCATCGAGACGTCCTCGGCCAAGAAGCTCGCGGGCGAGGAGGTCAAGATCGGCGATGTCTGCTTCAAGCGCGGCGGCGTCTTCGCGATGGAGCTGGGCGGGCCGGAGGTCGGGCGCGGCTGCGGCGGGCGCGGCATCATCCACGGCTTCGAGCTTTTGGAGAAGCTGGGCTTCCACGACTGGGACTTCGACTACGTGCTGCTCGACTTCCTGGGCGACGTGGTCTGCGGCGGCTTCGGCCTGCCGATCGCGCGGGACATGGCGCAGAAGGTCATCCTGGTCGCGTCCAACGACCTGCAATCGCTGTACGTGGCCAACAACGTCTGCTCGGCGGTGGAATATTTCCGCAAGTTGGGCGGAAACGTCGGCGTCGCGGGGCTGGTCATTAACAAGGATGACGGCTCAGGCGAGGCGAAGGCCTTTGCCGAGGCGGTCAAGATCCCCGTACTGGCCGCGATTCCTCAGAACGACGATTTGCGCAAGAAATCTGCAAACTATCAGATCGTCGGCACCGAGGAGAGCGAATGGGGTGCCCTGTTCGCGTCGCTGGGAGACAACGTCGCGGTGGCCCCGCCGGTGCGGCCCGCGCCGCTGGACCAGGACGGGCTTCTGGGCCTGTTCGATGCGTCCGAGACCGGCGGCGACGTCGTGCTGGAGCCGGCCACGGATGCCGACATGCGCGGCAAGAACGCGGTCCGGACCGAAAGCCTGGAGGTCGTCTACGATGACGCCTGA
- the bchC gene encoding chlorophyll synthesis pathway protein BchC, whose protein sequence is MESTAVILNGPRAIRVDNLPIDPPGDGDLVVDVTASGISSGTEKLFWSGDMPPFPGMGYPLVPGYEAVGHVVEAGSRTTHSVGDLVFVPGASCYRGAQGLFGGAARRVVTAADRVMRLDPGTGDEGALLALAATARHAMAGPGHAVPDLIVGHGVLGRLLARLTVAAGAPPPTVWEISPARRLGAEDYAVIHPDDDPRRDYRSIYDASGDAAVLDRLIGRLARGGEVVLAGFYAQPVAFAFAPAFMKEARLRIAAEWTRDDLIATRALIESGSLRLDDLITHTRPAAEAPEAYAQAFEDPDCLKMILDWSATP, encoded by the coding sequence ATGGAAAGCACGGCTGTCATACTGAACGGACCTAGGGCGATCCGCGTGGACAATCTGCCCATCGATCCGCCGGGCGACGGCGATCTAGTGGTCGATGTCACGGCCTCGGGGATCTCCTCGGGGACGGAAAAGCTGTTCTGGTCCGGGGACATGCCGCCGTTTCCGGGCATGGGATATCCACTGGTGCCGGGATACGAGGCGGTCGGACATGTCGTCGAAGCGGGATCGCGGACGACGCATAGCGTCGGCGACCTGGTCTTCGTACCCGGCGCGAGTTGCTATCGCGGCGCGCAGGGATTGTTTGGCGGGGCAGCGCGGCGTGTCGTGACCGCCGCCGACAGGGTCATGCGCCTTGATCCGGGGACCGGCGACGAAGGCGCGCTGCTGGCGCTTGCCGCAACCGCCCGTCACGCGATGGCCGGGCCCGGCCACGCCGTGCCCGACCTGATCGTCGGCCACGGCGTCCTCGGGCGATTGCTGGCGCGGCTGACCGTCGCCGCCGGCGCGCCGCCGCCCACGGTGTGGGAGATCTCGCCCGCCCGGCGCCTTGGTGCCGAGGATTATGCAGTCATCCATCCCGACGACGATCCGCGCCGCGATTACCGGTCGATCTACGACGCATCGGGCGACGCGGCCGTGCTGGACCGGCTGATCGGACGTCTGGCGCGTGGCGGCGAGGTCGTGCTGGCGGGCTTCTACGCGCAACCCGTCGCCTTCGCCTTCGCGCCGGCCTTCATGAAGGAGGCGCGCCTGCGCATCGCCGCGGAGTGGACGCGCGATGACCTGATCGCGACCCGCGCCCTGATCGAGAGCGGGAGCCTGCGCCTCGACGACCTCATCACCCACACTCGTCCCGCCGCCGAGGCCCCTGAGGCCTATGCGCAGGCGTTCGAAGACCCCGACTGCCTGAAGATGATCCTGGATTGGAGTGCGACCCCATGA
- a CDS encoding acetylserotonin O-methyltransferase — translation MVTLDGPPPRRRAWPLTGWRARLIANPRFQNWAARFPPTRGLVRRDGAALFDLVAGFCHSQVLAALVEFDVLAPMLDGDATIADLAQSRGVPAERMRVLLNAGAALGLLRRRRSDRFALTRKGAALLGVPGLCDMIRHHRALYRDLSDPVAFFRGETATEVAAFWPYVLGDRAADDGAAVDRYSDLMARSLDLVARDTLDACDLSGVKRLLDVGGGTGLFLAAAGRRHPHLRLSLLDLPDVVTSGLAALEAPDLRDRVTVHPGSFRDDPLPKGCDAISLVRVLYDHSDETVRALLAAAYEALPPGGLLLISEPMSGGARPARAGDAYFAIYTVAMGTGRTRSADELAGLCRDVGFRAMRPQRAPRPYITSVLTCRRP, via the coding sequence ATGGTCACGCTTGACGGACCCCCGCCGCGGCGGCGCGCCTGGCCCCTGACGGGCTGGCGCGCGCGGCTGATCGCCAATCCGAGGTTCCAGAATTGGGCGGCACGGTTTCCGCCGACGCGCGGGCTGGTTCGACGCGACGGGGCGGCGCTGTTCGACCTGGTGGCCGGGTTCTGTCACAGCCAGGTTCTGGCCGCGCTGGTCGAGTTCGACGTCCTCGCGCCCATGCTTGACGGCGATGCCACCATCGCGGATCTGGCCCAGTCGCGCGGCGTGCCGGCCGAGCGCATGCGCGTCCTGCTGAATGCCGGGGCGGCCCTGGGGCTATTGCGGCGGCGTCGTTCGGACCGGTTCGCGTTGACCCGCAAGGGCGCGGCACTCCTGGGGGTCCCCGGTCTCTGCGACATGATCCGCCATCACCGCGCGCTCTATCGCGACCTGTCGGACCCGGTGGCCTTCTTCCGGGGCGAGACGGCGACCGAGGTCGCGGCATTCTGGCCCTATGTCCTTGGCGACCGCGCCGCCGATGACGGGGCCGCGGTAGACCGCTATTCAGACCTGATGGCGCGCAGCCTGGATCTGGTCGCGCGCGACACGTTGGACGCCTGCGACCTCTCCGGTGTGAAGCGGCTGTTGGACGTGGGCGGCGGCACCGGCCTGTTCCTGGCGGCGGCGGGGCGGCGCCATCCGCATCTGCGACTGTCGCTGCTGGATCTGCCCGACGTCGTGACGTCCGGGCTCGCCGCCCTTGAGGCGCCGGACCTGCGCGATCGGGTCACCGTGCATCCCGGATCGTTCCGCGATGATCCTCTGCCCAAGGGCTGCGACGCGATCAGCCTGGTCCGCGTCCTCTACGACCACTCCGACGAAACCGTGCGCGCCCTGCTCGCCGCCGCGTACGAGGCGCTGCCCCCGGGCGGGCTGCTCCTGATATCCGAACCGATGTCGGGCGGGGCACGGCCGGCGCGCGCGGGCGATGCTTATTTTGCGATCTATACCGTGGCCATGGGGACCGGCCGAACCCGGTCCGCCGACGAACTGGCCGGGCTGTGCCGCGACGTCGGGTTTCGCGCGATGCGGCCGCAGCGGGCACCGCGCCCCTACATCACATCGGTCCTGACTTGTCGGCGCCCCTGA